One genomic segment of Bradyrhizobium prioriisuperbiae includes these proteins:
- a CDS encoding methyl-accepting chemotaxis protein, which produces MLSKFSIRTKITAVIAVLLILMTGMGAFAIRQMHAINASTVDIQTVWLPSVRVLGELRANTITYRSVVRAHVMATDEAGKAAQEKRLAAMMEAMDKSRRAYEPLIASPEEQALYDEFRKTWTDFSSGVQDLLVISRKSQFTEARDYNDSKVNPLGLKADEILKKDIDLNNRGADTAAAESASSFSLAFKMVVAMLVLSIVFGIAIGFYLIRDVSRGIASIVTPMRALGTGDLTAEVPHQGEATEIGQMADTLQVFKDALIAKRAADAAAAADAEAKIARGQRVDGITRQFETLIGELVGSLSSSSTELEAAADTLTTTAEATGKISSEAALTSEEVSSNVQSVASATEEITSSVQEIGRQVQEASRVAGEAVRQAQKTNSSIVELTTAAARIGDVIKLISAVAEQTNLLALNATIEAARAGDAGRGFAVVASEVKALAAQTSKATEDISQQIAGIQSATEASVQTIKEVGATIDLISEISSTIAAAVEEQGAATQEISRNIQHAAQRSNSLAGNINDVSRGAGETGSASSQVLSSAQMLANDSGRLKIEVEKFLATVRAA; this is translated from the coding sequence ATGCTTTCGAAGTTTTCCATCCGCACCAAGATCACGGCGGTCATCGCTGTGCTGCTGATCCTCATGACAGGCATGGGTGCCTTCGCAATCCGGCAGATGCATGCCATCAACGCCAGCACCGTTGATATTCAGACCGTCTGGCTTCCGAGTGTTCGCGTTCTCGGGGAGTTGCGTGCCAATACCATCACCTACCGATCCGTGGTCCGCGCCCATGTGATGGCAACCGACGAGGCCGGCAAGGCCGCTCAGGAGAAGCGCCTCGCCGCGATGATGGAAGCCATGGACAAATCACGCCGCGCCTATGAACCCCTCATCGCCTCGCCTGAGGAACAGGCCCTCTACGATGAGTTCAGGAAAACATGGACTGATTTCTCTTCCGGCGTCCAGGATCTGCTGGTCATCTCGCGCAAAAGCCAATTTACCGAAGCACGCGATTACAACGACAGCAAGGTCAATCCGCTCGGGCTGAAGGCTGACGAAATCCTGAAGAAGGACATCGACCTGAACAATCGCGGCGCCGATACCGCGGCAGCAGAATCCGCCAGTTCGTTCTCGCTCGCCTTCAAGATGGTCGTCGCGATGCTGGTGCTCTCGATCGTCTTTGGCATCGCGATCGGCTTCTATCTTATCCGCGACGTGTCGCGGGGCATCGCCTCGATCGTGACCCCAATGCGGGCGCTCGGCACCGGTGATCTGACCGCTGAGGTCCCGCACCAGGGCGAAGCCACCGAAATCGGCCAGATGGCGGATACGCTGCAGGTGTTCAAGGACGCGCTGATCGCCAAACGCGCAGCCGATGCCGCGGCGGCCGCGGACGCCGAAGCGAAGATCGCCCGCGGGCAGCGGGTCGACGGCATCACCCGGCAGTTCGAAACCCTGATCGGCGAACTGGTCGGCTCGCTGTCATCCTCATCGACCGAACTGGAAGCCGCCGCCGATACCCTGACGACCACCGCGGAAGCGACCGGCAAGATTTCGAGCGAGGCCGCACTGACCTCGGAAGAAGTCTCCAGCAACGTGCAGTCGGTTGCCAGCGCCACCGAGGAGATCACCTCGTCGGTGCAGGAAATCGGCCGCCAGGTGCAGGAAGCCAGCCGCGTTGCCGGGGAAGCGGTCCGGCAGGCGCAAAAAACCAACAGCAGCATCGTCGAACTGACGACAGCTGCGGCCCGCATCGGCGATGTCATCAAGCTGATCAGCGCGGTGGCGGAGCAAACCAACCTGCTCGCACTCAATGCCACCATCGAAGCCGCACGGGCCGGCGACGCCGGACGTGGCTTCGCGGTCGTCGCATCCGAGGTCAAGGCACTTGCGGCGCAGACCTCAAAGGCCACCGAGGACATCAGCCAGCAGATCGCGGGAATCCAATCCGCGACCGAAGCGTCGGTGCAGACGATCAAGGAGGTCGGCGCGACCATCGACCTGATCTCGGAGATCTCCTCGACCATTGCAGCCGCGGTCGAAGAACAGGGTGCGGCCACCCAGGAAATCTCCCGCAACATCCAGCATGCTGCGCAGCGCAGCAACAGCCTCGCCGGCAACATCAACGACGTCAGCCGCGGCGCCGGCGAGACTGGCTCGGCATCGAGCCAGGTGCTGTCATCGGCGCAGATGCTGGCGAACGACAGTGGTCGCCTCAAGATCGAGGTCGAGAAATTCCTGGCCACCGTGCGCGCCGCTTGA